The Streptomyces achromogenes genome window below encodes:
- a CDS encoding winged helix-turn-helix domain-containing protein, whose amino-acid sequence MATTRSLSAAPSLASPAAAPANGTARHRLRAVDRDEVVDVADFLPPGATWLPAPQHTLPSLPGRPPMIGYLVLVPADQQPPFLPVAVPDRAHTDGGTAGEPLVRVDPVQRTAAVDGQRLDLTYLEFELLAHLVAHPNRVHTRDQLVTTVWGYGHVGDGRTVDVHIARLRRKLGARYRQSIQTVRRVGYKYTPPTAR is encoded by the coding sequence ATGGCGACCACTCGTTCCCTCTCCGCCGCTCCCTCCCTCGCCTCCCCCGCCGCCGCGCCCGCCAACGGCACCGCCCGGCACCGGCTGCGCGCCGTCGACCGGGACGAGGTGGTGGACGTCGCGGACTTCCTGCCGCCGGGCGCCACCTGGCTGCCCGCCCCGCAGCACACGCTGCCCAGCCTGCCCGGCCGTCCGCCCATGATCGGCTACCTGGTGCTCGTCCCGGCCGACCAGCAGCCGCCGTTCCTGCCGGTGGCCGTGCCGGACCGGGCCCACACCGACGGCGGCACGGCCGGCGAACCGCTCGTGCGCGTCGACCCCGTGCAGCGCACCGCCGCGGTCGACGGGCAGCGACTCGACCTCACCTACCTGGAGTTCGAGCTGCTCGCCCACCTCGTCGCCCACCCGAACCGGGTGCACACGCGCGACCAGCTCGTCACCACGGTGTGGGGCTACGGCCACGTGGGCGACGGCCGCACGGTCGACGTCCACATCGCCCGGCTGCGCCGCAAGCTGGGCGCGCGGTACCGCCAGTCGATCCAGACGGTGCGCCGCGTCGGCTACAAGTACACCCCGCCGACCGCCCGTTGA
- a CDS encoding NAD-dependent epimerase/dehydratase family protein: MRLLVLGGTEFAGRAVVEAALGRGWEVTVLNRGRQAPVPGTRSLTGDRTAPGGLAALAEGDWDAVVDTWSAAPRAVHETARLLRGRARRYVYVSSCSVYAWAPPAGYAEDAPLVQGAAPDAEQSEYVKDKRGGELAVVDAFGADASVLVRAGLILGPYENVGRLPWWLTRIARGGPVLAPGPRDLPLQYVDVRDLAEWILGAVGQELSGPYNLMSPQGHATMGELLQACVRATGSDAELRWTAPEIVLAAGIEPWTELPVWVPPGTDMHDALHAADVSRAVAAGLSCRPVEETVADTWSWLTSIGGVAPQRPDRTRKGLDPELEAKVLAAATGPADAGGVPDTTP; this comes from the coding sequence ATGAGACTTCTGGTGCTGGGTGGAACGGAGTTCGCGGGTCGGGCCGTCGTCGAGGCGGCCCTCGGACGCGGCTGGGAGGTGACGGTCCTCAACCGGGGACGGCAGGCGCCCGTTCCCGGCACCCGGTCGCTGACCGGTGACCGGACCGCGCCCGGGGGCCTCGCCGCCCTGGCCGAAGGCGACTGGGACGCCGTCGTCGACACGTGGTCGGCGGCGCCCCGCGCGGTGCACGAGACGGCGCGGCTGCTGCGGGGCCGCGCCCGACGGTACGTGTACGTGTCGAGCTGCTCGGTGTACGCCTGGGCCCCGCCCGCCGGGTACGCCGAGGACGCTCCCCTCGTGCAGGGGGCCGCGCCCGACGCCGAACAGAGCGAGTACGTGAAGGACAAGCGCGGCGGCGAGCTGGCGGTCGTCGACGCCTTCGGCGCGGACGCCTCGGTTCTCGTACGGGCCGGACTGATCCTCGGCCCGTACGAGAACGTCGGACGGCTGCCCTGGTGGCTGACCCGGATCGCCCGCGGCGGCCCGGTTCTCGCCCCCGGGCCGCGCGACCTGCCGCTGCAGTACGTCGACGTCCGCGATCTCGCCGAATGGATCCTCGGCGCGGTCGGGCAGGAGCTGAGCGGGCCGTACAACCTGATGAGCCCGCAGGGCCACGCCACGATGGGTGAGCTGCTGCAGGCGTGCGTACGGGCCACCGGCTCGGACGCCGAACTGCGGTGGACGGCACCGGAGATCGTCCTCGCCGCCGGCATCGAGCCGTGGACCGAACTGCCCGTGTGGGTGCCGCCGGGCACCGACATGCACGACGCCCTGCACGCGGCCGACGTCTCACGGGCGGTGGCGGCGGGACTGTCCTGCCGTCCCGTGGAGGAGACCGTCGCCGACACCTGGAGCTGGCTCACGTCGATCGGCGGCGTCGCGCCCCAGCGTCCGGACCGGACCCGCAAGGGCCTCGACCCCGAGCTGGAGGCGAAGGTGCTCGCGGCGGCGACGGGCCCGGCGGACGCGGGAGGTGTACCTGACACCACCCCCTGA
- a CDS encoding sensor histidine kinase: MNTHTKSDGVGSRARGMVLAAGRGLLLAVVSLPLSILGFCLSLVSMALIPIGVGLVTTPYVVRGVRAFADRRRTLSGRWGGVSIPSAYRPAPATANPWTRTFALLRDPATWRDLRWLPVDMTAGFVTALAPAVLVLYPLEGFALPLGLWRTMTGGPYGEYGPYWYGFVPVSDQTTAFGAAALAAVVLVLAHRYAVSAFQAHFRLTKAMLAPSQAELTERVRVLTETRRDAVDTSAAELRRIERDLHDGAQARLVAVGMDLGTVEMLVDKNPEKAKELLAQARRSSAEALSELRDLVRGIHPPVLAERGLGDAVRALALRLPVTTEVGVELAGRAEAPVESAAYFAVSEALTNAVKHSGADRIWVDLRHSDGSLRISVTDNGKGGAATGAGTGLAGLERRLGTFDGVLAVSSPAGGPTMVTMEIPCVLS; the protein is encoded by the coding sequence ATGAACACCCACACGAAGAGCGACGGCGTCGGGTCGAGGGCACGGGGGATGGTGCTCGCCGCCGGGCGGGGGCTCCTGCTGGCCGTGGTGTCGCTGCCGCTGAGCATCCTGGGCTTCTGTCTCTCCCTCGTGTCCATGGCGCTCATACCGATCGGGGTCGGCCTCGTCACCACGCCGTACGTGGTGAGGGGCGTGCGCGCCTTCGCCGACCGGCGGCGGACGCTCTCGGGACGGTGGGGCGGGGTGAGCATCCCGTCGGCGTACCGGCCGGCGCCCGCGACCGCGAACCCGTGGACGCGCACCTTCGCCCTGCTGCGGGATCCCGCGACCTGGCGGGACCTGCGATGGCTGCCGGTCGACATGACGGCCGGGTTCGTCACCGCGCTGGCGCCCGCCGTCCTGGTCCTCTATCCACTGGAGGGGTTCGCGCTGCCGCTGGGTCTGTGGCGGACGATGACGGGCGGACCCTACGGCGAGTACGGACCGTACTGGTACGGCTTCGTGCCGGTCAGCGACCAGACGACGGCGTTCGGCGCCGCCGCCCTGGCCGCCGTCGTCCTCGTCCTCGCGCACCGGTACGCGGTAAGCGCCTTCCAGGCCCACTTCCGCCTCACCAAGGCGATGCTCGCCCCCAGCCAGGCCGAACTGACCGAACGCGTACGGGTGTTGACCGAGACCCGGCGGGACGCCGTGGACACCTCCGCCGCCGAGCTGCGACGCATCGAGCGGGATCTGCACGACGGCGCCCAGGCCCGGCTGGTGGCGGTCGGCATGGACCTCGGCACCGTCGAGATGCTCGTCGACAAGAACCCCGAGAAGGCAAAGGAGCTGCTCGCACAGGCCCGCCGGTCGTCCGCCGAGGCGCTCTCCGAGCTCCGCGACCTGGTGCGCGGCATCCATCCGCCGGTGCTCGCCGAACGCGGACTGGGCGACGCCGTGCGGGCGTTGGCACTGCGGCTGCCGGTCACGACGGAGGTCGGCGTGGAACTCGCGGGCCGGGCCGAGGCGCCGGTGGAGTCGGCGGCCTACTTCGCGGTGAGCGAGGCGCTCACCAACGCGGTCAAGCACTCCGGAGCCGACCGGATCTGGGTCGACCTGCGTCACTCGGACGGCAGTCTGCGGATCTCCGTCACCGACAACGGCAAAGGCGGCGCGGCGACCGGGGCGGGCACGGGGCTGGCCGGACTCGAGCGACGACTGGGTACATTCGACGGCGTCCTGGCCGTCAGCTCTCCTGCCGGCGGTCCCACCATGGTGACCATGGAGATCCCTTGCGTGTTGTCCTAG
- a CDS encoding LuxR C-terminal-related transcriptional regulator, which produces MRVVLAEDLFLLRDGLVRLLEAYDFEIAAAVETGPELERALAELEPDVAVVDVRLPPTHTDEGLQCALRARRDKPGLPVLVLSQHVEQLYARELLADGSGGVGYLLKDRVFDAEQFVDAVRRVAGGGTAMDPQVIQQLLARRANDGQGPVDRLTPREREVLELMAQGRSNAAIAGKMVVTERAVAKHTANIFVKLGLEVSDDDNRRVLAVLAYLDQGR; this is translated from the coding sequence TTGCGTGTTGTCCTAGCCGAGGACCTCTTCCTGCTGCGGGACGGTCTCGTCCGGCTGCTGGAGGCCTACGACTTCGAGATCGCCGCCGCCGTCGAGACCGGGCCCGAGCTGGAGCGGGCCCTCGCCGAACTGGAGCCGGACGTCGCCGTGGTCGACGTCCGGCTCCCGCCCACGCACACCGACGAGGGCCTGCAGTGTGCGCTCCGGGCCCGCCGGGACAAGCCCGGGCTGCCGGTGCTCGTCCTCTCCCAGCACGTCGAGCAGCTGTACGCGCGTGAACTGCTCGCGGACGGCAGCGGCGGCGTCGGATATCTGCTGAAGGACCGGGTGTTCGACGCGGAGCAGTTCGTGGACGCCGTGCGGCGGGTGGCGGGCGGCGGCACGGCGATGGACCCCCAGGTGATCCAGCAGCTGCTGGCCCGGCGCGCGAACGACGGGCAGGGGCCGGTGGACCGGCTCACTCCGCGCGAACGTGAGGTTCTGGAACTGATGGCGCAGGGACGGTCGAACGCGGCGATCGCCGGAAAAATGGTCGTGACCGAGCGGGCCGTCGCCAAACACACCGCGAACATCTTCGTGAAGCTGGGCCTGGAGGTCTCCGACGACGACAACCGCAGGGTACTGGCGGTGCTGGCCTATCTGGACCAGGGCCGCTGA
- a CDS encoding DUF1996 domain-containing protein — translation MGRNTRKRRSSMATKAVAASAALALGGGGLIWANFYASAHESNNSGQNQTKAANAAAQVATISCPDVGQKLTSVPNGAKQGVATELANLDKQITEAYSRLASTRQAQAGDAGFVQNAIVGPLKEKRAATIDRIRINIQRAGGQFDNSLSQLAACTTQAANNTNAGQGGQNNNGGQQNNGGQNNGGQNNGGQNNNNGGQQNNGGQNNNGGQNNGGQQGGNGGQAGNGPVAADFVDITKVQANVKAKPRKNGQASTGTFTTRCGVNANNKFNTDNVIVAPGVTNGAHHLHDYVGNQSNDAFANNNTFAAAQTSCQNQQDKSSYYWPVLRVQDGTKEFDQNRDGGGKEGNVGKVLKAKQAEIKFVGSPKAKVVAMPQFLRIITGDAKTTTNGLANANAHWSCTGFENKVQLTEQYPICPQGSNVVRTFAFQSCWDGKNIDSANHRTHVAFADGNGNCQNGFKAIPQLTMRLVYAVPRPVIQNGQVKNAYAVDGFPEQLHKPSTDHDDFINVMNAQLNNKVANCINKGQQCQ, via the coding sequence ATGGGACGCAACACACGTAAACGCCGTTCGTCGATGGCCACGAAGGCCGTGGCAGCATCGGCGGCCCTAGCGCTCGGCGGGGGCGGGCTGATCTGGGCGAACTTCTACGCTTCGGCGCACGAATCGAACAACTCGGGTCAGAACCAGACCAAGGCTGCCAACGCGGCCGCACAGGTCGCCACGATCTCCTGCCCGGATGTGGGGCAGAAGCTGACGAGCGTGCCCAACGGGGCCAAGCAGGGCGTCGCGACCGAGCTGGCCAACCTCGACAAGCAGATCACCGAGGCCTACAGCCGGCTCGCGTCGACGCGTCAGGCCCAGGCAGGCGACGCCGGCTTCGTCCAGAACGCGATCGTCGGTCCCCTGAAGGAGAAGCGGGCCGCCACGATCGACCGGATCCGCATCAACATCCAGCGCGCCGGCGGTCAGTTCGACAACTCGCTGAGCCAGCTCGCGGCGTGCACCACGCAGGCGGCGAACAACACCAACGCCGGCCAGGGCGGGCAGAACAACAACGGCGGCCAGCAGAACAACGGCGGCCAGAACAACGGCGGCCAGAACAACGGCGGTCAGAACAACAACAACGGCGGCCAGCAGAACAACGGTGGCCAGAACAACAACGGCGGCCAGAACAACGGCGGTCAGCAGGGCGGCAACGGCGGCCAGGCCGGCAACGGTCCCGTCGCGGCGGACTTCGTCGACATCACGAAGGTCCAGGCGAACGTCAAGGCCAAGCCCCGCAAGAACGGCCAGGCCTCGACCGGTACGTTCACCACCCGGTGCGGCGTCAACGCCAACAACAAGTTCAACACCGACAACGTCATCGTGGCGCCCGGCGTGACCAACGGCGCGCACCACCTGCACGACTACGTCGGCAACCAGTCGAACGACGCCTTCGCCAACAACAACACGTTCGCGGCCGCCCAGACCTCCTGCCAGAACCAGCAGGACAAGTCGTCCTACTACTGGCCGGTGCTGCGTGTCCAGGACGGCACGAAGGAGTTCGACCAGAACCGTGACGGCGGTGGCAAGGAAGGCAACGTCGGCAAGGTCCTGAAGGCCAAGCAGGCGGAGATCAAGTTCGTCGGCAGCCCGAAGGCCAAGGTCGTCGCGATGCCGCAGTTCCTGCGCATCATCACCGGTGACGCCAAGACCACGACCAACGGTCTGGCCAACGCCAACGCGCACTGGAGCTGCACCGGCTTCGAGAACAAGGTCCAGCTGACCGAGCAGTACCCGATCTGCCCCCAGGGCAGCAACGTGGTGCGCACGTTCGCCTTCCAGAGCTGCTGGGACGGCAAGAACATCGACTCGGCCAACCACCGCACGCACGTCGCGTTCGCGGACGGCAACGGCAACTGCCAGAACGGCTTCAAGGCGATCCCGCAGCTGACCATGCGTCTCGTGTACGCCGTTCCCCGCCCGGTCATCCAGAACGGCCAGGTCAAGAACGCCTACGCGGTCGACGGCTTCCCGGAGCAGCTCCACAAGCCGTCCACCGACCACGACGACTTCATCAACGTGATGAACGCGCAGCTGAACAACAAGGTCGCGAACTGCATCAACAAGGGCCAGCAGTGCCAGTGA
- a CDS encoding TetR/AcrR family transcriptional regulator — MTTGVRRRMGVEERRQQLIGVALDLFAQRSPDDVSIDEIAAAAGISRPLVYHYFPGKLSLYEAALKRASEDLAARFTEPHEGPLGARLLRVMHRFFDFVDAHGPGFSALMRGGPAVGSSTTNALVDSVRQIAYEQILSHLDVTDPPPRLELVVRSWISLAESTALIWLDGRRIPREELEVQLVHDFAALTAVSAAFDDELRTLLRPVLGGEPADGPFGDLTARLIALAS, encoded by the coding sequence ATGACTACCGGGGTCCGTCGCAGAATGGGCGTCGAGGAGCGTCGGCAGCAGCTGATCGGCGTCGCCCTCGACCTGTTCGCCCAGCGCTCGCCCGACGATGTCTCCATCGACGAGATAGCCGCGGCCGCGGGCATCTCCCGGCCTCTCGTCTACCACTACTTCCCCGGCAAACTCAGCCTGTACGAGGCCGCGTTGAAGCGGGCCTCGGAAGATCTGGCGGCACGGTTCACCGAGCCGCACGAAGGGCCGCTCGGCGCCCGGCTGCTGCGCGTGATGCACCGGTTCTTCGACTTCGTCGACGCGCACGGTCCCGGCTTCTCGGCCCTGATGCGCGGCGGTCCGGCGGTCGGCTCGTCGACCACGAACGCTCTCGTCGACTCCGTCCGCCAGATCGCCTACGAGCAGATCCTGTCGCATCTGGACGTGACCGATCCGCCGCCGCGGCTGGAACTGGTCGTCCGCTCCTGGATCTCGCTCGCCGAGTCGACCGCGCTGATCTGGCTGGACGGGCGGCGCATCCCGCGCGAGGAGCTGGAGGTCCAGCTCGTGCACGACTTCGCGGCACTCACCGCCGTCAGTGCCGCCTTCGACGACGAGCTGCGCACGCTGCTGCGGCCCGTGCTGGGCGGCGAGCCGGCCGACGGCCCGTTCGGCGACCTGACCGCCCGGCTCATCGCCCTCGCCTCCTGA